From Chryseobacterium gallinarum, one genomic window encodes:
- a CDS encoding PspC domain-containing protein, translating to MNKTLSIGLAGFSFTIEEHAYIKLSDYLNALRSSLDASEADEVMHDIEIRMVEIFRDSLGKREVINDTDVEKVIAQIGSPEKIEEQEEAYFSEKATSKNNNADSAYSGKKQLFRDPEKQKIAGVCAGLAQYIGMDITAMRIIWVVVFLIMIPAAGSALVILLLYLILWLVLPKAQTASDFLKMQGKPMNFDNLKNESNKLVQFANESTQRVGEIYNENKPYISNAGSGIWNVFKYIIGAFSVLMAVGSIIGVFVLFALFGMDTDFPGANQIRFYMDDNGLDKVLAAIMIIGSLIPAILFSLLSIKIFSPKTKLRNLGWLVGGLFLLLIGLGTYFGISMAKKNLIYKGNKEDIENVAINTTSDTVYVDVKQVSIPQSFKAYDNDIYSDKKSVYEEDYISVDVTRKADIKTPYLIIRKEGNGYNYPIQLNVPVEIVNNKVLLPNYFKYPYEQRFRDYRVDYELVVPQKAVVIPLKKNGIHFNGDLNGDGIDDEDQNEEENHNGIRIEKNKITVNGSSIEYDSNDRDSIIINGKKVPNNKAKKVIDSVASDIKKINKDVDIKIKDGKNEISIQTK from the coding sequence ATGAACAAGACACTCTCAATAGGACTCGCAGGTTTTTCTTTTACAATAGAAGAACACGCATATATAAAGCTCAGCGATTACCTGAACGCTCTGAGAAGCTCATTGGACGCTTCCGAAGCAGATGAGGTAATGCATGACATAGAAATCAGAATGGTGGAAATTTTCAGAGATTCTCTGGGAAAACGTGAAGTAATCAACGATACCGACGTAGAAAAAGTGATCGCACAGATCGGAAGTCCTGAAAAGATCGAAGAACAGGAAGAAGCCTATTTTTCTGAAAAAGCAACAAGTAAAAATAATAATGCAGATAGCGCCTATTCAGGTAAAAAGCAACTGTTCCGTGATCCGGAAAAACAAAAAATCGCCGGTGTTTGCGCAGGATTAGCCCAGTATATTGGTATGGATATTACTGCTATGAGAATTATCTGGGTAGTTGTTTTCCTTATCATGATCCCGGCCGCCGGAAGTGCTTTGGTCATTTTACTGCTCTATCTTATCCTGTGGCTTGTACTGCCAAAAGCACAAACCGCATCTGATTTCCTGAAAATGCAGGGAAAGCCTATGAACTTCGACAATCTTAAGAATGAGTCTAATAAATTGGTGCAGTTTGCCAATGAATCTACTCAGAGGGTCGGAGAAATATATAACGAAAACAAACCTTACATCAGCAATGCCGGAAGCGGAATCTGGAATGTATTCAAATATATCATCGGTGCATTCTCAGTATTGATGGCAGTAGGAAGTATCATCGGAGTATTTGTATTATTTGCCCTTTTCGGGATGGATACCGATTTTCCTGGAGCCAATCAGATCAGATTCTATATGGATGATAACGGTCTGGATAAAGTACTGGCTGCTATCATGATTATAGGAAGTTTAATTCCTGCTATCCTTTTCAGCCTATTAAGCATTAAGATATTTTCTCCAAAAACAAAACTGAGAAATCTTGGTTGGTTAGTTGGCGGGTTATTCCTTCTTCTGATCGGACTGGGAACTTATTTCGGAATCAGTATGGCCAAGAAAAACCTGATTTATAAAGGCAACAAAGAGGATATTGAAAATGTAGCCATCAACACTACTTCAGACACTGTATATGTAGACGTGAAACAGGTAAGCATCCCACAAAGTTTTAAAGCTTACGATAATGACATCTATTCTGATAAAAAATCAGTGTATGAAGAAGATTATATTTCTGTGGATGTAACAAGAAAAGCTGATATCAAAACCCCTTATCTGATCATCAGGAAAGAAGGAAACGGCTACAACTATCCAATTCAGCTGAATGTACCGGTAGAAATCGTAAACAACAAGGTATTGCTTCCTAACTATTTTAAATATCCTTATGAGCAAAGATTCAGAGATTACAGGGTAGATTATGAACTTGTAGTTCCTCAAAAAGCGGTGGTAATTCCGTTAAAGAAAAATGGGATTCATTTCAATGGGGATTTAAATGGAGATGGCATCGATGATGAAGATCAGAACGAAGAGGAAAACCATAACGGTATCAGGATCGAAAAAAATAAAATTACCGTAAACGGCTCCAGCATAGAATACGACTCTAATGACAGAGACAGTATTATTATCAATGGTAAAAAAGTTCCTAATAATAAGGCTAAGAAAGTAATTGATTCTGTAGCATCCGACATCAAGAAAATCAATAAAGATGTGGACATCAAAATCAAGGACGGAAAAAACGAAATTTCCATACAGACTAAATAA
- a CDS encoding HD domain-containing protein: MKIQKEIDFILAVDALKNVQRRNYNADDSRRENTAEHSWQIIILAQILYPFAKNRADIDLLRVIRMLSIHDLVEIEAGDTFLFDEKAMAGKFEREKISARKIFGILDEPLRTEFFNLWLEFEEEKTPDAIFACSIDRIMPFILNSHTSGKSWTEAGVTERQIRNMLENAITRASDEMGEAFELLLSKSLETEKVLK; encoded by the coding sequence ATGAAGATTCAGAAAGAAATCGATTTTATCCTGGCAGTAGATGCTTTGAAAAATGTACAGCGAAGAAATTACAATGCGGATGATTCCCGGAGAGAAAATACAGCAGAACATTCCTGGCAGATCATCATCCTGGCCCAGATACTGTATCCGTTTGCAAAAAACCGTGCAGACATTGACTTATTAAGGGTGATAAGAATGCTTTCTATTCATGATCTGGTAGAAATAGAAGCAGGAGATACTTTTCTGTTTGATGAAAAAGCAATGGCAGGAAAGTTTGAAAGAGAAAAAATATCTGCCCGGAAAATCTTCGGAATTCTGGACGAACCGCTACGAACGGAGTTTTTTAACTTGTGGCTGGAATTTGAAGAAGAGAAAACCCCGGATGCTATTTTTGCCTGTTCTATTGACAGGATCATGCCCTTTATTCTGAATTCCCATACTTCAGGTAAAAGCTGGACGGAAGCAGGTGTTACCGAAAGACAAATCAGGAATATGCTTGAAAATGCAATCACCAGGGCTTCGGATGAAATGGGAGAGGCTTTTGAATTGCTGTTAAGCAAAAGTCTGGAAACAGAAAAAGTACTGAAATAG
- a CDS encoding acyl-CoA thioesterase produces the protein MTTEERIEASETRIFKAVFPNTTNHYDTLFGGTAMQLMDEVAFITATRFARKRVVTVSSDKIDFKKPIPAGTIVELIGKVTHVGKTSMKVNVEIFTEQMYSYEREKAIVGDFTFVAIDEFKKPIQIL, from the coding sequence ATGACAACAGAAGAAAGAATTGAAGCATCAGAGACCAGAATCTTCAAGGCAGTTTTCCCCAACACAACCAATCATTATGATACCCTTTTCGGAGGTACGGCTATGCAGCTGATGGATGAAGTGGCTTTTATCACCGCTACCCGTTTTGCCAGAAAAAGAGTGGTTACCGTAAGCAGCGATAAAATCGATTTTAAAAAGCCTATTCCTGCAGGAACGATTGTAGAACTGATCGGTAAGGTAACTCACGTTGGAAAAACAAGTATGAAAGTAAATGTTGAAATCTTTACGGAACAGATGTATTCTTACGAAAGAGAAAAAGCAATTGTAGGGGATTTTACTTTTGTTGCTATTGACGAATTCAAGAAACCAATTCAAATACTATAA
- a CDS encoding PadR family transcriptional regulator, translated as MNTENTKAQMRKGILEFCILSLINHREMYVSDLIDELKKGKLDVVEGTLYPLLTRLKNGEFLSYRWEESTGGPPRKYYQITEKGKLFLDELLNTWNELTASVNQITQQN; from the coding sequence ATGAATACTGAAAATACCAAAGCGCAAATGCGAAAAGGAATTCTGGAATTCTGTATTTTAAGTCTCATCAACCATCGCGAAATGTATGTTTCCGACCTTATCGATGAACTGAAAAAAGGAAAACTGGATGTAGTGGAAGGTACCCTCTACCCCCTTCTCACAAGACTTAAAAATGGAGAATTTCTCTCTTACCGATGGGAAGAATCCACTGGAGGACCACCCAGAAAATATTACCAGATCACAGAAAAAGGAAAACTCTTTCTGGATGAACTTCTCAATACATGGAATGAACTGACTGCCTCAGTCAACCAAATCACTCAACAAAATTAA
- a CDS encoding ATP-binding cassette domain-containing protein, with protein MNTLHIDSVTKSFTDKKVLQDIYLECKIGNIAGILGRNGTGKSTLLKIIAGVTGSDSQYIRCNGKVLKTLSDRKNKIAYLPQFSFLPKNERVKKLIHLFCNKENANLLSASDLIRNFLDEKPKNLSGGELRAVEALLIIHSEADFILLDEPFHSLSPKIIEELKKIIRQQTNKGFIISDHHYRDVLDISDKIYLLSAGYLKQIQDLKELQQYNYLPKSI; from the coding sequence ATGAACACACTCCATATTGATAGTGTTACAAAATCCTTTACTGATAAAAAAGTCCTGCAGGATATATACCTGGAGTGCAAAATCGGTAACATTGCCGGCATTTTGGGAAGAAACGGAACCGGAAAATCTACTTTATTAAAAATTATTGCCGGAGTTACCGGCAGCGATTCCCAATATATCAGGTGCAACGGAAAGGTTTTGAAAACCTTATCTGACAGAAAAAACAAAATCGCCTACCTCCCACAATTTTCCTTTTTACCTAAAAATGAAAGGGTAAAGAAACTCATCCATCTTTTCTGTAATAAAGAAAATGCTAATCTTCTTTCTGCATCAGACCTGATCCGGAATTTCCTTGATGAAAAACCCAAAAATCTTTCCGGAGGTGAGCTAAGAGCAGTTGAAGCTTTACTAATCATCCACTCGGAAGCAGATTTTATATTGCTTGACGAGCCCTTTCACAGTCTTTCTCCTAAAATTATTGAAGAATTGAAAAAAATAATACGTCAGCAGACCAATAAAGGCTTTATAATTTCTGATCATCATTACCGGGATGTTCTGGATATTTCAGACAAAATCTATCTTCTTTCAGCCGGCTATCTTAAACAAATACAAGATTTAAAAGAACTGCAGCAGTATAATTATCTTCCCAAAAGCATTTAA